CTTGCCATCTCACCGGCTTTTTTCACGGGCTGGGGCACGGAGCAAATCGCCGCTGGAGGCCTGTTGCCGAGCGCGAGGCGTTCGTTCAGCGAACACCGTCATAACTTTGGCGACATTCAGGTAGCGGCCAAGCGAACGGGGGTGTTACTTTCGTAACAGTAGTGATGATTCTGACGTTCGAGGGAACGCGATCACCGAAACGACCAGGAATACCACATGAACGAAGACAAGACCGAAATCATAGGTACGCATCCGCTCATGCAGCAGCTGCATCACCTGCTGGGCAAGGTGGGTCGCACCGACGCCACGGTGCTGATAAGCGGCGAAAGCGGCACCGGCAAGGAGCTGGTCGCAGCACGCCTGCACGCGCTCAGCCCGCGCGCCAACAAGCCATTCGTGGCCATCAACTGCGGCACGATCCCCGGCGGATTGCTCGAATCCGAGATGTTCGGCCACCAGAAGGGCTCGTTTACCGGCGCCATAGGGCAAAGGCCAGGCATGTTTCAGCTGGCCCATGAAGGCACGATTTTTCTGGACGAAATCGGCGAAATGGACCCGCTGTTACAGGTCAAGCTGCTGCGAGTGCTGCAGGATCGCGAGATACGGCCGGTCGGCGCCGACATGCCCTTCAAGGTCGATGTCAGGGTCGTAGCGGCAACCAACAAGAACCTGGCCCGCGAGGTCGAGGAAGGCCGCTTCCGCGAGGACCTCTACTACCGCCTGCAGGTCATACCGGTGACCATCGCTCCCTTGCGCGAGCGTCGCTCGGA
Above is a genomic segment from Candidatus Binatota bacterium containing:
- a CDS encoding sigma-54-dependent Fis family transcriptional regulator — translated: MNEDKTEIIGTHPLMQQLHHLLGKVGRTDATVLISGESGTGKELVAARLHALSPRANKPFVAINCGTIPGGLLESEMFGHQKGSFTGAIGQRPGMFQLAHEGTIFLDEIGEMDPLLQVKLLRVLQDREIRPVGADMPFKVDVRVVAATNKNLAREVEEGRFREDLYYRLQVIPVTIAPLRERRSDIPILIEHFLRIHNEARPYPLTISEEAMVLLWEYDWPGNVRELENTIERLSVLADSPMVKPADLPGNISAFLPQKKIPRTQLNDDGLDLNAAVNEFENRLIDEALRRTNGNKQAAARLLGLKRTTLVAKLRRNREDNYEAPTSYAY